From Homalodisca vitripennis isolate AUS2020 chromosome 1, UT_GWSS_2.1, whole genome shotgun sequence, the proteins below share one genomic window:
- the LOC124360623 gene encoding uncharacterized protein LOC124360623: MRPVCMLRGQDILLPQLCRLFPASVTLKYIPLSWRVSTVVFIPKQGRVSLDRPKSFRPIFLSSFLPKTMEKMVARFVYEGSLLEQPLHPNQHAFTTGRSWYAGLRRRWQEKR; encoded by the coding sequence ATGAGACCGGTTTGCATGCTGCGGGGGCAGGACATTCTCCTtccccagctgtgcagactgttcccAGCCTCCGTGACCCTCAAGTACATTCCACTGTCCTGGAGAGTGTCCACAGTAGTGtttataccgaagcaggggagggttAGCTTGGATCGACccaagtctttcaggccgatatttCTGTCCTCGTTTCTTCCCAAAACTATGGAGAAGATGGTTGCTAGGTTTGTTTATGAGGGATCTCTTTTGGAGCAACCTCTACATCCAAATCAGCATGCCTTCACTACAGGAAGGtcttggtatgcaggattgagaagacgctggcagGAAAAGAGGTAG